One segment of Zymoseptoria tritici IPO323 chromosome 2, whole genome shotgun sequence DNA contains the following:
- a CDS encoding GTP-binding protein has product MANDEYDFLFKVVLIGDSGVGKSNLLSRFTRNEFNLDSKSTIGVEFATRSIQVDNKTIKAQIWDTAGQERYRAITSAYYRGAVGALLVYDISKQQTYENVTRWLKELRDHADTNIVIMLVGNKSDLRHLRAVSTDDAKQFASENGLSFIETSALDASNVELAFQQELAEIYRIVSSKALDQGEPSQGPGQGSAIPLGPSNMPADKKSGQCC; this is encoded by the exons TCAAGGTGGTGCTGATCGGTGACTCTGGTGTCGGAAAATCGAACCTGCTCTCGCGATTCACCCGGAATGAGTTCAACCTCGACAGCAAGTCCACAATCGGCGTCGAATTTGCGACGCGCAGCATTCAAGTGGACAACAAGACGATCAAGGCGCAAATCTGGGACACCGCCGGCCAAGAGCGCTACCGCGCCATCACCTCTGCCTACTACCGGGGCGCTGTGGGTGCACTACTCGTCTACGATATCTCCAAGCAACAGACGTACGAGAACGTCACACGGTGGTTGAAAGAGCTGAGGGATCATGCGGACACAAACATAGTCATCATGC TTGTGGGTAACAAGTCAGATCTTCGTCATCTGCGCGCAGTG TCCACAGACGACGCCAAACAATTCGCGAGCGAGAACGGCCTCTCCTTCATCGAGACCTCCGCCTTGGACGCCTCCAACGTCGAGCTTGCCTTCCAGCAAGAATTGGCTGAGATCTACCGCATCGTCAGCAGCAAGGCACTCGACCAAGGAGAGCCAAGCCAGGGACCAGGGCAAGGCAGTGCCATTCCGCTAGGCCCATCGAACATGCCGGCAGACAAGAAGAGCGGACAGTGCTGTTGA